Below is a genomic region from Ancylomarina subtilis.
CTATATTCATTTTTGCCTGCACACCCAAAGAAAAAAAAGTAGAGCGCCCTCCTAAAATTGCTCTGGAAGACTTTTTTAAGAACCCACCCAAAACCTCTTATCGAATTTCTCCGGAAGGAACAAAGTTTTCGTATCGTGGTCCATACAAGGATCGTATGAATATTTTTATTCAAGAAATTGGCAGTGAGGAAGCTGTGCAAATTACTTTTGAAACGGATCGTGATATTGCAGGTTATTTCTGGGCTAACGATAATCGTATTCTGTATCTAAAAGATAATGGAGGCGATGAGAATTTCAAATTGTATGGGGTTGATATCGACGGAAAGAACCCGGTTTGTTTTACCGATTTTGAAAATGTTCGTGTTGGCATAATCGATCGTTTGGACGATATTCCTGATGAGATTATCATTTCCATGAATAAGAGAAACCCACAAGCTTTTGATCCTTATCGTTTAAACATTGTGACGGGTGAATTGACCATGCTCTATGAAAATCCAGGGAATATTACCAGTTGGATGACTGATCATGAAGGCAAATTACGTGTTGCAACGGCTGTAACAGATATGGTGAATACCACTGTTCTTTATCGTGATACTGAAAAAGATAAGTTTAAGCCAGTGATTACGACCAGTTTTAAAGAGAGCATGTCGCCTCAGTTTTTCACCTTTGATAATAAAAAACTGTATGCCAGTTCTAATATTGGACGCGATAAGGCCGAAATTGTCATTTTTGATCCTCTTACTGGTAAGGAGACTGAAAGTTTATTTGCCAACGATATGGTGGATGTAGAAGGTTTGGCGTATTCGAAGAAACGTAAAGTGCTTACCAAGGCGATTTATACAACCGATATGGTTAAGTTTAAGTTTTTTGATAAGGAAAGCGAAGACATGTATAATCGTGTGAAGAAAGAGTTACCTGATTATGACTGTTATTTTACAAGTAGTAATACCAATGAAGATAAGTTTTTGGTTCGTACTTATAGTGACAGATCTTTGGGGGCTTATTATATCTACGATAAAAATACCGATGAATTAAAATTGATTTCAGAAGTGAGTCCATGGATGAATGAATCTCAAATGGCTCCTATGAAACCGATACAATACACCAGTCGGGATGGGAAAACCATTCATGGTTATCTGACGCTTCCTGTGGGTGTTAAAGCTAAAAATCTACCTATGGTGGTTAATCCTCATGGTGGACCTTGGGCAAGGGATAATTGGGGGTTCAACCCTGAGATTCAATTCCTGGCTAATCGGGGTTATGCTGTTTTACAGATGAACTTCCGAGGTTCGACAGGTTATGGTCGTGAATTCTGGGAGTCCTCATTCAAGCAGTGGGGCCAGAGCATGCAGGATGATATTACCGACGCTGTACAGTGGGCGATTGATAAGGGCTATGCTGATAAAGACCGTGTTGCAATTTATGGTGGTAGTTATGGTGGTTATGCCACTCTTGCAGGATTGGCTTTTACACCAGACTTATATAAGTGTGGTGTGGATTATGTCGGTGTGAGTAATATGTTTACTTTCATGAATAGTCTGCCTCCATATTGGGAGCCTTACCGTCAGATGCTTTACGAAATGGCTGGCGATCCAGTAAAGGATAGTTTGATGCTTGCTAAAGTTTCTCCGGTTTATCACGCTGATAAAATAAAAGCGGCTTTATTTGTTGCACAGGGCGCTAATGATCCAAGAGTTAATCTTGCAGAATCGGATCAAATGGTTGCTGCAATGAAGGCTCGCGGAATTGATGTGGAGTATATGGTGAAGGAAAATGAAGGCCATGGTTTTAGAAATCAGGAAAACCGATTTGATTTTTATCGCGCTATGGAAAAGTTTTTGGATACTCACCTGATGAATGAAAAACAGGACTAGTTTAATAAGAATGAAAATGCCCAAACTTAAGGTTTGGGCATTTTTTATATCTGGTGTTTTTAATTTTCTAGTAGTATAAAAAACGTTTGATCTTATGTGTTGCTGTTTTTTGGAAAGGATGTGTCTGAGCGATCACCATCTGGACCTGTGAAAACTTGTTGACTCTAGCATTTACATATTCATGCAGCTCCTTCATCAATTCATCAATTTGTTGATCGACGTAATTTTCCACATCTTTTTTAAGTGTTTTGTATTGTTGTTCCAGCTCTTCGTAATTGAAGTGAACCATAGCAACCAATTTCCCTTTTTTCTCGATAACAACAGATTCAACTACATGTTTGAAATTGTTGATGACCGACTCAATTTCTTCAGGATAAATGTTTTCACCACTGGCTCCTACAATCATATTTTTTAGTCGACTCTCAATATAGAGGTAATTGTTTTGGTCCATTCTTGCCAAGTCACCGGTTCTAAACCAACCATCCTCAGTCATAACTTCTTTGGTTTTTTCGGGATCTTTAAAGTAACCCAACATCACATTATCACCTTTGGCCCAAACTTCTCCAATTTGAGTATGAGGATCAGGATTATGGATCTTCAGTTCAATTCCAGCCAAAGCAGGGCCTGTAGATCTGTATTGGGTATGTGCAACTCCAATACCTGCAAGCAGAGGAGAGGTTTCAGTCAGCCCATAACCAATGGCGTAAGGAAACTTAGCTTCACGTAAAAATTGTTCGATTTTGTCGCCCAATTTTGCTCCGCCAATACCAAAGAAAGTCAGTTCGCCACCAAAGGTTTCCATTAATTTTTTTCCAGCTATGGCATTCAGCCTTTTTCGGAAAAATGGAATCTTATAAAGATTTCGAGTGATGGCTTTCCCATTGATTGTAGGCAGTATTTTACCCTTATAAATTTTCTCAATAATCAGAGGAACTGAAAACATGATCGTTGGTTTGACCTCCTTTAAGGCAGATATCAACAATGATGGAACAGGTGCTTTCCCCAGATAATAAATGCAGGAACCCGCTAACATGGGAATGATAAATCCCAAGGTGTTTTCGTAGGTATGCGATAGGGGCAAAATGGATAGGAAACGATCGGTTTCATCGATGGGATGAAGCTGTCGGGCACTTGTCGCATTTGAACAAATGTTTTTGTGCGAAAGCATCACACCCTTTGAACTGCCTGTTGTGCCTGATGTGTAAATGATAGCTGCCATATCATCTTCTGCAACTTGATAGGTTTTATCCGGAGTAGCAGAGGCATCATACTGAGCTGTATTATTGTTGGCGTTGATTAGTTCAAAGTTTTCAACAGCAATAGTGTAATCAAGAGTGTCAATATTCAAGTCCTTAATTTTTGCAAATAGAGCTTTTGACACAACGATTGCTTTCGATTCAGAATGCTTTAAAATGTTTTCAATTTCCATGACCGAAAAATCGGGCAGAATGGGAACAACAACAGCCCCCATAAAAGTGGTGGCATAATAGGTAATCCCCCAGTTGGGCATATTGCTGCTTAAAATCGCAACTTTGTCCCCCGGTTTAATTCCTAGCTTTTCGTAAAAAGCAATAAGGGTTTGTATTTTTGAGTTGACTTCTTTGTAGGTAATAGGTGACTGTCCTACAAGTGCCATGGCATTTGAGGAGCCAAACTTTGCAACTGTTTCCGAAAAAAGTGAAGGAAACGTTAAGTTATTATATGGTTTCATTATGCTTGATTTTTAAAGGTGTTGTGTGGCTTGGTAGGCCTTCTAATGCACAAACACAGCCTGCAATTTAATGAATTTTTGAGATACCTTGTCATTTTACCCAGTTTGCTTTTATCTGGAAATGAGGATAATCTTCAAAAAAACAGATGATGAATGCATAACCCGTTTATACATATGTTGTTCCAGATGCTTTTATGATGTGATGTATGCTTGTTTTTATTATCGAAATAAATCTATAAATAAGGCGTTTTAGAGCTCTTATACAGTGACTCGTTCACATATTTTAGTTTTCATATTAATTATGCGATATAAAAATATCTGTTATTTAACGCAACCTATTTCATCGATTTACGTCTACATTATGCAGTTAAAAGTGAAATAGTCTTCTAATG
It encodes:
- a CDS encoding S9 family peptidase, whose protein sequence is MKINITHLCIPVLAIFIFACTPKEKKVERPPKIALEDFFKNPPKTSYRISPEGTKFSYRGPYKDRMNIFIQEIGSEEAVQITFETDRDIAGYFWANDNRILYLKDNGGDENFKLYGVDIDGKNPVCFTDFENVRVGIIDRLDDIPDEIIISMNKRNPQAFDPYRLNIVTGELTMLYENPGNITSWMTDHEGKLRVATAVTDMVNTTVLYRDTEKDKFKPVITTSFKESMSPQFFTFDNKKLYASSNIGRDKAEIVIFDPLTGKETESLFANDMVDVEGLAYSKKRKVLTKAIYTTDMVKFKFFDKESEDMYNRVKKELPDYDCYFTSSNTNEDKFLVRTYSDRSLGAYYIYDKNTDELKLISEVSPWMNESQMAPMKPIQYTSRDGKTIHGYLTLPVGVKAKNLPMVVNPHGGPWARDNWGFNPEIQFLANRGYAVLQMNFRGSTGYGREFWESSFKQWGQSMQDDITDAVQWAIDKGYADKDRVAIYGGSYGGYATLAGLAFTPDLYKCGVDYVGVSNMFTFMNSLPPYWEPYRQMLYEMAGDPVKDSLMLAKVSPVYHADKIKAALFVAQGANDPRVNLAESDQMVAAMKARGIDVEYMVKENEGHGFRNQENRFDFYRAMEKFLDTHLMNEKQD
- a CDS encoding AMP-binding protein, whose product is MKPYNNLTFPSLFSETVAKFGSSNAMALVGQSPITYKEVNSKIQTLIAFYEKLGIKPGDKVAILSSNMPNWGITYYATTFMGAVVVPILPDFSVMEIENILKHSESKAIVVSKALFAKIKDLNIDTLDYTIAVENFELINANNNTAQYDASATPDKTYQVAEDDMAAIIYTSGTTGSSKGVMLSHKNICSNATSARQLHPIDETDRFLSILPLSHTYENTLGFIIPMLAGSCIYYLGKAPVPSLLISALKEVKPTIMFSVPLIIEKIYKGKILPTINGKAITRNLYKIPFFRKRLNAIAGKKLMETFGGELTFFGIGGAKLGDKIEQFLREAKFPYAIGYGLTETSPLLAGIGVAHTQYRSTGPALAGIELKIHNPDPHTQIGEVWAKGDNVMLGYFKDPEKTKEVMTEDGWFRTGDLARMDQNNYLYIESRLKNMIVGASGENIYPEEIESVINNFKHVVESVVIEKKGKLVAMVHFNYEELEQQYKTLKKDVENYVDQQIDELMKELHEYVNARVNKFSQVQMVIAQTHPFQKTATHKIKRFLYY